One Megamonas hypermegale genomic window carries:
- the nagA gene encoding N-acetylglucosamine-6-phosphate deacetylase yields the protein MSKTAIKAQKIFTETSIELNKYLLLEDDKFAGFIDKNDITSDIEVKDFPNSYILPGLIDTHIHGAVGCDTMDSTTNAIQNISDYLLTQGTTTWMPTTVTAPLSDIYNAITNIANCQKTLNSARILGMFIEGPYITTQHRGAHPEKFIRPLNKEEILHMQSLGPVKTIIIAPEKENAFTFTNWITNKLNLKVSLGHSSADYTEACACFDAGADASVHTYCAMEQMHHRNPNLLGAALTRDDIYAELIADGIHVSLPAIKILLNCKPKDKIILVSDAIRATGLNDGRYMLGTLPFNVKNGIARIDDGNLAGSTTTLLKEIKLLIEDIGEKPINAINMASLNPAKRFNIDKYLGSIKKGKYADFIIINKNYEVEQTWLNGKCIFTKK from the coding sequence GTGAGTAAAACAGCTATCAAAGCACAAAAAATATTTACGGAAACTTCTATTGAGTTAAACAAATATCTATTGCTCGAAGATGATAAGTTTGCTGGATTTATTGATAAAAACGATATAACATCTGATATAGAAGTTAAAGATTTTCCCAATTCGTATATATTACCAGGTTTAATTGATACGCATATTCACGGAGCTGTTGGTTGCGATACAATGGATAGCACTACTAATGCCATTCAAAATATCAGTGATTATTTATTAACACAAGGAACTACTACTTGGATGCCAACAACAGTGACAGCACCTCTTTCAGATATTTATAATGCAATTACTAACATAGCTAATTGCCAAAAGACTTTAAATAGCGCTCGTATTTTAGGTATGTTCATCGAAGGTCCCTATATCACCACACAGCATAGAGGAGCTCATCCAGAAAAATTTATTCGTCCGTTAAATAAAGAAGAAATCCTTCATATGCAATCACTCGGTCCTGTAAAAACAATAATCATCGCACCTGAAAAAGAAAACGCTTTCACTTTTACAAATTGGATAACTAATAAATTAAATCTAAAAGTATCTCTTGGTCACAGCAGTGCTGATTATACAGAGGCTTGTGCTTGTTTTGATGCTGGTGCTGATGCTAGTGTACACACTTATTGCGCTATGGAACAAATGCATCATCGAAATCCTAATCTTTTGGGTGCAGCGCTCACTCGCGATGATATATATGCTGAATTAATCGCCGATGGTATACATGTATCTTTACCTGCTATAAAAATTCTTTTAAATTGTAAACCAAAAGATAAAATAATTCTTGTAAGTGATGCTATTCGTGCTACTGGCTTAAATGATGGACGCTATATGCTCGGCACATTGCCATTTAATGTAAAAAATGGAATTGCTCGCATCGATGATGGTAACCTTGCTGGCAGTACTACTACATTATTAAAAGAAATCAAACTTCTGATAGAGGATATTGGCGAAAAACCTATTAATGCAATTAATATGGCTTCGCTTAATCCTGCTAAACGATTTAACATAGATAAATACTTAGGCAGTATTAAAAAGGGCAAATATGCTGATTTCATTATTATCAATAAAAATTATGAAGTTGAACAAACTTGGTTAAATGGTAAATGTATTTTTACCAAAAAATAG
- a CDS encoding YybS family protein yields the protein MTHNKLRPLTESSLLTAITVIIAIAGLYIPFVILFWTLPITIITAKHHLKYGLASVLISGIILCLFLTPVTALPLIFSSTPLALTLGIGFKLKWSAVKIFVSSFIASLIGTALFLILTFYLTGINIFVEQLESFKTAMLDTNDMFSSMGVTSEAMIDANRQSQHIIETLALVLPMLFVFNALLKLVINYMASSFLLKRLGTTDINTLPPFTLWHFPKIFIYIYAFSLIGMYWGSTRDISLLYQISLNTYLCANVIGLIQGLSVIRFFYKLKKWPTAVWIFIIVMVCLNMIIAQIVALAGFFDMIVDYRKKIKTDRN from the coding sequence ATGACACATAATAAGCTACGACCTTTGACTGAAAGTAGCCTACTTACTGCCATAACTGTAATTATTGCAATAGCTGGTCTGTACATTCCTTTTGTAATTTTATTTTGGACTTTGCCAATTACAATAATTACTGCTAAACATCACCTTAAATACGGTTTAGCCAGCGTTTTAATATCAGGTATAATACTTTGTTTATTTTTAACACCTGTTACGGCTCTTCCGTTAATTTTTTCATCTACTCCTTTAGCTTTGACTTTAGGTATTGGTTTTAAATTAAAATGGTCAGCTGTAAAAATATTTGTCAGCAGTTTTATTGCCTCATTAATCGGCACAGCTTTATTTTTGATACTTACATTTTATTTAACAGGTATCAATATTTTTGTGGAACAATTGGAATCCTTTAAAACGGCTATGCTAGATACGAACGATATGTTCTCTTCTATGGGAGTAACCTCCGAAGCAATGATAGATGCTAATAGACAGAGTCAACATATCATTGAAACATTAGCTCTTGTTTTACCTATGTTATTTGTTTTCAATGCTTTGTTAAAATTAGTTATTAATTACATGGCTAGTTCTTTCCTTTTAAAAAGATTAGGCACTACTGATATTAACACTCTACCACCATTTACCCTATGGCATTTTCCCAAAATATTCATCTATATTTATGCCTTTTCATTAATTGGTATGTATTGGGGTTCTACGCGTGATATCAGTCTTTTATATCAAATTTCTTTAAATACTTATCTATGTGCTAATGTTATTGGTTTAATTCAAGGATTATCTGTTATCCGCTTTTTCTATAAACTTAAGAAATGGCCTACTGCTGTATGGATTTTTATCATTGTAATGGTTTGTCTAAATATGATAATAGCTCAAATCGTTGCACTTGCAGGATTTTTCGATATGATAGTCGACTATCGTAAAAAAATCAAAACTGACCGCAATTAG
- a CDS encoding DHH family phosphoesterase, whose protein sequence is MISKLSVWIDICITMIASLGLLIVLLQYNWYIFGGGVVLWICLMLYLKERCIERRRTLKKYYENIIKNVNELSNFALERLPQVIIVINKESRIEWYNHEFERWFKTTPQIGSFIYNVWPNMPIDKFWGRDGSCVFSQDNKFYWITHRPVIKNAENTEFMALYIYDVTEYEHFKLDTAMRTLVFGYIQIDNYDDVMQGLSEAQRTSILFEVNNQLDKWAHNLGILLRRLSDDMYIVMMERHALDLAISEKFDILDKIRNLHGDNKYPITLSIGLVQSRPKMSMEALGSLAQSHLDLALGRGGDQVAVDLDGKVQFFGGKAKAVEKHTRVKARVVAHAIYERMENSDLVFVMGHHNEDFDSLGAAIGVAHMARQLGKPVYIILSDMNEGVDKLINLCKTEKVFENLFITTKEALAMTALNPVLFVVDTHIPYLVAGADLLSSINNVIVIDHHRRSENVIKNALLIYIEPYSSSTSELITELLMYFNENVHLSRLEATALYSGIVVDTKNFRVNTGVRTFDAVSYLRRCGADPEAVHYLFRTDYEANLAVGKAIASSRFYKEGLLVAVCPENTANIQATSGKIADDLLCIENVRVSIVFFKLKDNLIGVSARSTGEVNVQVIMEHFGGGGHQNVAGTQVKDRDLDDLKADIVNTTLKYMREVDENESNNATRP, encoded by the coding sequence ATGATTAGCAAATTATCCGTTTGGATAGATATTTGTATAACAATGATAGCATCTTTAGGTTTATTAATCGTATTATTGCAATATAACTGGTATATCTTTGGCGGAGGAGTCGTTTTATGGATATGCCTAATGTTATATCTTAAAGAACGCTGCATTGAACGCCGTCGAACATTAAAAAAATACTATGAAAATATCATAAAAAATGTAAACGAACTTTCTAATTTTGCTTTAGAAAGACTACCTCAAGTTATTATAGTCATCAACAAAGAATCTCGTATTGAATGGTATAATCATGAATTTGAACGCTGGTTCAAGACTACACCTCAAATAGGTTCTTTTATTTATAATGTTTGGCCTAATATGCCTATTGATAAATTTTGGGGACGCGATGGCTCCTGCGTATTTTCTCAAGATAATAAATTTTATTGGATAACACATCGTCCCGTAATAAAAAACGCTGAAAATACCGAATTCATGGCACTTTATATCTATGATGTAACAGAATATGAACATTTTAAATTAGATACAGCCATGCGTACACTTGTATTTGGTTACATCCAAATTGATAACTATGATGATGTTATGCAAGGATTAAGCGAAGCCCAACGTACTTCTATTTTATTTGAAGTCAACAATCAATTAGATAAATGGGCACATAATCTCGGCATTTTACTGCGCCGTCTTTCTGACGATATGTACATTGTCATGATGGAACGCCATGCACTCGATTTGGCTATCAGTGAAAAATTTGATATTCTCGATAAAATTCGCAATTTACATGGCGATAATAAGTATCCAATAACGCTCAGTATTGGTCTTGTACAAAGTCGTCCCAAAATGTCCATGGAAGCACTCGGTTCTCTTGCTCAATCTCATCTTGATTTAGCTTTAGGCCGTGGAGGCGACCAAGTTGCTGTAGACTTAGATGGCAAAGTTCAATTTTTTGGTGGTAAAGCTAAAGCTGTTGAAAAACATACACGCGTTAAAGCGCGTGTTGTTGCTCATGCTATTTATGAACGCATGGAAAACTCTGACCTCGTCTTTGTCATGGGTCATCATAATGAAGATTTTGACAGCCTCGGTGCTGCTATCGGTGTTGCTCATATGGCACGCCAACTCGGAAAACCTGTTTATATCATCTTAAGTGATATGAATGAAGGTGTAGACAAATTAATCAATCTATGCAAAACTGAAAAAGTCTTTGAAAATTTATTTATAACGACAAAAGAAGCATTGGCTATGACAGCTCTAAATCCAGTATTATTTGTAGTCGATACACATATACCGTATTTGGTAGCAGGAGCAGATTTATTATCTTCTATTAATAATGTCATCGTCATAGACCATCATCGTCGTTCTGAAAATGTAATTAAAAACGCTCTATTAATTTATATCGAACCATATTCTTCATCTACAAGTGAATTAATCACTGAACTTTTGATGTACTTTAATGAAAATGTACATCTTTCACGCTTAGAAGCAACCGCCCTTTATTCTGGTATTGTCGTTGATACAAAAAATTTCCGCGTAAATACTGGTGTTCGTACATTTGATGCTGTTTCTTATCTGCGTCGCTGCGGGGCAGACCCGGAAGCAGTTCACTATTTATTCCGCACAGATTATGAAGCAAACTTAGCTGTAGGTAAAGCTATCGCTAGTTCAAGATTTTATAAAGAAGGTCTTCTTGTTGCCGTTTGTCCTGAAAATACGGCAAATATCCAAGCTACATCTGGCAAAATAGCCGATGATTTATTATGTATTGAAAATGTCCGCGTCAGCATTGTATTCTTTAAATTAAAAGATAATTTAATCGGAGTCAGTGCTCGTTCTACAGGAGAGGTAAATGTCCAAGTCATAATGGAACATTTTGGTGGCGGTGGTCATCAAAACGTAGCTGGAACACAAGTTAAAGACCGCGATTTAGACGATTTAAAAGCAGATATAGTAAATACTACTTTAAAATACATGAGAGAGGTTGACGAAAATGAAAGTAATAATGCTACAAGACCTTAA
- the rplI gene encoding 50S ribosomal protein L9, translating to MKVIMLQDLKKVGKKGDIVEVAEGYGRNFLIAKKYAVEATKQNLNEARAKQKSAERKKQQANDEARLMAAQLSQVEITIPVRVGEGSKLFGSVTSKDIANTLKEQHNIDIDKRKIEVRSITCLGDYTATIKVHPEISSTITVHVIEK from the coding sequence ATGAAAGTAATAATGCTACAAGACCTTAAAAAAGTTGGAAAAAAAGGCGATATCGTAGAAGTAGCCGAAGGATATGGTAGAAACTTCTTAATCGCTAAAAAATATGCTGTAGAAGCAACAAAACAAAATTTAAATGAAGCTCGTGCAAAACAAAAATCTGCTGAACGCAAAAAACAGCAGGCAAATGATGAAGCTCGCCTAATGGCAGCTCAACTTTCTCAAGTAGAAATCACAATTCCTGTACGAGTTGGTGAAGGCAGTAAATTATTCGGTTCTGTAACAAGTAAAGATATTGCCAATACTTTAAAAGAACAGCACAATATCGATATTGATAAACGTAAAATCGAAGTTAGAAGTATTACTTGCTTAGGTGATTATACTGCTACAATAAAAGTTCACCCTGAAATAAGTTCTACTATAACTGTTCACGTCATTGAAAAATAA
- the lonC gene encoding Lon family ATP-dependent protease codes for MSIFSRFFKQKNNNKRKKAAVNIQQPTISAKKAQNEPKPIDHDIEALYSILIDMEGSDRLVLKAGKLNALKLMRSDNRNERVLALQKIIYENPTLDKVPTEAEISDLIAEMTEYMANQMARRSLEDQLEKRIAAKMEENHQDYIDDIRQQILKEETHEVDTPQSKAKLAELEAKNKIHLTKSVMELLRPQSLDEIVGQERAIHALKAKLSSPYPQHLLLYGPPGVGKTTAARLVLQEACKQAHTPFKEDAPFIETDGTTLRYDPRGITNPLLGSVHDPIYQGARRDLADGGIPEPKPGLVTDAHGGILFIDEIGELDEMLQNKLLKVLEDKRAYFDSAYYDPTDENIPTYIKKLFDEGAPADFVLIGATTRDASYINPALRSRCAEIYFEPLTPKHIQTIVKNAATKLNAKLDDNVAQLISEYTIEGRKAINILADAYSNALSNNDGNIDDVMIKAEDVYTVAQVSRLSPFITKKASDKTEVGKIFGLGVAGFIGSVIEIEAVAFKATEKGKGSIRFNQTAGSMAKDSVFNAAAVVRKVTGEDIHNYDIHINIIGGGNIDGPSAGSAILTALVSAITNRPIRQNIAITGEISIQGMVRPVGGVFEKAYGASQAGIKTLIIPAENEQDIPPDLHGLDVHTVKTAQEVLDLALV; via the coding sequence ATGAGTATTTTTTCTCGTTTTTTCAAACAAAAGAATAACAATAAACGTAAAAAGGCTGCTGTAAATATACAGCAGCCTACTATTTCCGCAAAAAAAGCGCAAAATGAACCAAAACCAATCGACCATGATATCGAAGCTTTATACTCCATATTAATAGATATGGAAGGTTCTGACCGCCTTGTTTTAAAAGCAGGTAAACTCAATGCTTTAAAATTAATGCGTTCTGATAATAGAAATGAACGCGTTTTAGCACTGCAAAAAATCATCTATGAAAATCCTACTTTAGACAAAGTTCCAACTGAAGCAGAAATCTCCGATTTAATCGCTGAAATGACAGAATACATGGCTAACCAAATGGCACGCCGTTCTTTGGAAGACCAACTAGAAAAGCGCATTGCTGCTAAAATGGAAGAAAATCATCAAGATTATATTGATGATATTCGTCAACAAATCTTAAAAGAAGAAACACACGAAGTTGATACTCCACAATCTAAAGCAAAACTGGCTGAACTTGAGGCTAAAAACAAAATTCATTTGACTAAATCTGTCATGGAACTTTTAAGACCGCAAAGTTTAGATGAAATTGTGGGACAAGAACGCGCTATTCACGCTTTAAAAGCCAAATTAAGCTCTCCATATCCACAGCATTTATTATTATACGGTCCTCCAGGTGTCGGCAAGACAACAGCTGCTCGCCTCGTATTGCAAGAAGCTTGTAAGCAAGCACATACACCATTTAAAGAAGATGCACCTTTCATTGAAACTGATGGTACAACACTTCGCTATGACCCACGTGGCATAACAAATCCACTTTTAGGTTCTGTTCATGACCCTATTTATCAAGGTGCTAGACGTGACCTTGCTGATGGCGGTATTCCAGAACCAAAACCTGGACTTGTAACAGATGCCCATGGTGGTATTTTATTCATTGATGAAATAGGCGAACTCGATGAAATGCTTCAAAATAAATTATTAAAAGTACTTGAAGATAAACGAGCATATTTTGACTCCGCTTATTACGACCCAACCGATGAAAACATTCCAACATACATCAAAAAACTGTTTGATGAAGGTGCTCCAGCTGATTTCGTATTAATCGGTGCTACGACACGTGATGCAAGCTATATAAATCCAGCACTTCGCTCACGCTGCGCTGAAATTTACTTTGAACCACTCACACCAAAACACATTCAAACTATCGTTAAAAACGCTGCTACAAAATTAAACGCTAAACTTGATGACAATGTAGCGCAATTAATCAGTGAATACACGATAGAAGGACGTAAAGCTATCAATATTTTAGCTGATGCTTATAGCAATGCCTTATCTAATAATGATGGCAATATTGATGATGTTATGATTAAAGCTGAAGATGTTTATACAGTAGCTCAAGTCAGCCGTTTATCACCATTTATCACCAAAAAAGCATCAGATAAAACAGAAGTTGGCAAGATTTTTGGCCTTGGTGTAGCTGGTTTTATCGGTTCTGTCATTGAAATAGAAGCTGTTGCATTTAAAGCGACTGAAAAAGGAAAAGGTTCTATCCGCTTTAACCAGACAGCTGGCTCTATGGCTAAGGACTCAGTATTTAATGCAGCTGCTGTTGTTCGCAAAGTAACGGGTGAAGATATTCATAATTATGACATTCATATCAATATCATAGGTGGTGGCAATATCGATGGACCTTCTGCCGGCAGTGCTATTTTAACAGCACTTGTTTCTGCCATAACCAATAGACCGATACGCCAAAATATCGCTATAACAGGTGAAATTTCCATCCAAGGCATGGTTCGTCCAGTCGGTGGAGTATTTGAAAAAGCGTATGGTGCCAGCCAAGCAGGCATAAAAACTCTTATAATTCCTGCTGAAAATGAACAAGATATACCACCTGATTTGCATGGACTTGACGTTCACACCGTAAAAACAGCACAAGAAGTACTCGATTTAGCTCTAGTTTAA
- the dnaB gene encoding replicative DNA helicase, whose product MIDRMPPQNIEAEQAVLGAMLISKEAIAEAAQILGPNDFYREAHRIVYETMLDLSNKNQAVDNLTVIEQLNKSAQLEKVGGIAFVTALANTVPTAANVIFYAKIVREKSLMRRLINTATAIATMGYEDSEDADAIMDKAEKMILEISSNRKTSDFTPIKQIVIDTFSKIESLYESKGGLTGLSTGFKDLDKLTAGLQPSDLILVAARPSMGKTAFTLNIASHVAIKENKPVAFFSLEMSKEQLMQRMLCAEGLVESQRLRVGDLDEQDWQKLIAAADKFSKAPLYIDDTPGITIMELRSKARRLQQEKGLSLILIDYLQLMQGRNNKGGDNRQQEISEISRSLKSLARELNVPVIALSQLSRSVESRQIKKPMLSDLRESGSLEQDADIVMFLYREDYYNAETENKNITDVIIAKHRNGPVDSIQLFFHKQFTKFADLLRTNDDNI is encoded by the coding sequence TTGATAGATAGAATGCCTCCGCAAAATATCGAAGCAGAACAAGCCGTTCTCGGTGCTATGCTCATCTCTAAAGAAGCGATTGCTGAAGCGGCTCAAATCCTTGGTCCGAATGATTTCTACCGTGAAGCTCATCGTATTGTATATGAAACCATGCTTGATTTATCAAATAAAAATCAAGCTGTAGATAATCTGACAGTAATTGAACAATTAAATAAATCCGCACAATTAGAAAAAGTCGGCGGTATCGCTTTTGTTACAGCATTAGCCAATACTGTTCCAACAGCTGCTAACGTAATCTTTTATGCTAAAATCGTCCGAGAAAAATCATTGATGCGCCGTCTCATAAATACAGCAACAGCCATCGCTACCATGGGATATGAAGACAGCGAAGATGCTGATGCCATCATGGATAAAGCCGAAAAAATGATTTTGGAAATCTCTTCCAATCGCAAAACAAGTGATTTCACGCCGATAAAGCAAATTGTAATTGATACATTTAGCAAAATAGAAAGCCTTTATGAATCAAAAGGCGGACTCACTGGGCTTTCTACAGGCTTTAAAGATTTAGATAAACTCACAGCTGGATTACAACCATCAGATTTAATACTCGTTGCAGCTAGACCTAGTATGGGTAAAACAGCTTTCACTTTAAATATCGCTTCCCACGTTGCCATAAAAGAAAATAAACCTGTCGCATTTTTCTCACTTGAAATGTCTAAAGAACAATTAATGCAACGTATGTTATGCGCTGAAGGTCTTGTCGAATCGCAAAGACTGCGCGTTGGCGATTTAGATGAACAGGATTGGCAAAAACTTATTGCTGCTGCCGATAAATTCTCTAAAGCACCACTTTATATTGATGATACGCCTGGTATCACAATCATGGAACTGCGCTCTAAAGCTCGCCGCCTGCAACAAGAAAAAGGTTTAAGTCTCATATTAATCGACTATCTGCAATTAATGCAGGGACGCAATAATAAGGGCGGAGATAATCGACAACAAGAAATCTCAGAAATCTCTCGTTCCTTAAAATCATTAGCTCGTGAACTCAATGTACCTGTCATTGCACTTTCTCAGCTCTCTCGTAGTGTAGAATCTCGTCAAATTAAAAAGCCAATGCTCAGTGACTTGCGTGAATCGGGCTCCCTTGAACAAGATGCCGATATCGTTATGTTCTTATATCGTGAAGACTATTATAACGCTGAAACAGAAAACAAAAATATCACAGACGTCATAATCGCTAAACACCGTAACGGTCCTGTAGATAGCATACAATTATTCTTTCATAAACAATTTACTAAATTTGCTGACCTTTTACGTACAAATGATGATAATATTTAA
- the purB gene encoding adenylosuccinate lyase — MIERYTNPEMGRIWTLQHEFEVMLEVEITACEAMAELGQIPVEAAKNIRAKAKFDLNRVKEIEKVTNHDIIAFLTNVAEYVGEDSKYIHKGLTSSDVKDTALGIMMKKSAEIILDDLEKLRDVLLRQAKKYKHTVCIGRTHGIHAEPMTFGLKFALWYDEVCRDIERVKRAKDVVAVGKLSGAVGTYSNIDPRIEEITCKKLGITPVKLATQVIQRDRHAEYMTTLAIVASTFEKIATELRNLQRTDIREAEEYFQPGQKGSSAMPHKRNPITGERISGMARLVRGNAIAAMEDITLWHERDISHSSVERVILPDSTINVDYCCRKLTNLLDKLLVYPEAMMANLNKTGGLIFSQRIMLAVVSKGVLREEAYKWVQRNAMARWLKGEDFRTNVEKDPDITKYLTKEEIDNCFDYKWFLRNVDMIMARFGIE, encoded by the coding sequence ATGATTGAACGCTATACCAATCCTGAAATGGGAAGAATTTGGACTCTCCAACACGAATTTGAAGTAATGCTTGAAGTTGAAATTACAGCTTGTGAAGCAATGGCTGAACTTGGTCAAATTCCTGTAGAAGCTGCTAAAAACATTCGTGCTAAAGCAAAATTTGATTTAAATCGCGTTAAAGAAATTGAAAAAGTTACTAATCATGATATTATTGCATTCTTAACTAACGTTGCTGAATACGTTGGTGAAGACTCTAAATACATCCACAAAGGATTAACTTCCAGCGACGTTAAAGATACAGCGCTCGGCATTATGATGAAAAAATCCGCCGAAATCATCTTAGATGACCTCGAAAAACTTCGTGATGTTTTATTACGTCAAGCTAAAAAATATAAACATACTGTTTGCATCGGTCGTACACATGGTATCCATGCAGAACCTATGACTTTTGGTTTAAAATTTGCTTTATGGTATGATGAAGTTTGCCGTGATATCGAACGTGTAAAACGTGCTAAAGATGTTGTTGCTGTTGGTAAACTTTCCGGTGCCGTTGGTACTTATTCCAACATTGACCCTCGTATTGAAGAAATTACTTGCAAAAAACTTGGCATCACTCCTGTAAAACTTGCTACTCAAGTTATTCAGCGTGACCGTCATGCAGAATATATGACTACACTCGCTATCGTAGCTAGTACATTTGAAAAAATTGCAACTGAACTTCGCAATCTCCAACGTACAGATATTCGTGAAGCTGAAGAATACTTCCAACCAGGTCAAAAAGGTTCTTCCGCTATGCCTCATAAACGTAACCCAATCACTGGTGAACGTATCAGCGGTATGGCACGCCTTGTTCGTGGTAATGCTATTGCTGCTATGGAAGATATCACTCTTTGGCATGAACGTGATATTTCTCACTCTTCTGTTGAACGTGTAATCTTACCAGATAGCACTATCAACGTTGATTATTGCTGCCGTAAATTAACTAATCTTTTAGATAAACTCCTCGTTTATCCAGAAGCTATGATGGCAAACCTCAATAAAACAGGCGGACTTATCTTCAGTCAGCGCATCATGCTCGCTGTTGTAAGCAAAGGCGTATTACGTGAAGAGGCTTATAAATGGGTTCAAAGAAATGCTATGGCTAGATGGCTCAAAGGCGAAGATTTCCGCACAAATGTAGAAAAAGACCCAGATATTACAAAATATCTTACTAAAGAAGAAATTGACAACTGCTTTGATTATAAATGGTTCTTACGCAATGTAGATATGATTATGGCTCGTTTCGGCATTGAATAA
- a CDS encoding adenylosuccinate synthase: protein MSTVVVTGTQWGDEGKGKIVDYLAEKADIVVRYQGGSNAGHTVSVDGKEFKQRLMPSGMLYDNKICVIANGVAFDPEVILQEMEALKKDGYSVDGLRISNRAHVVMPYHRLMDGLEEENKGDLKIGTTKRGIGPCYMDRDNRIGIRVCDLIDKETFSEKLKTALDVKNRELVKLYGKEPLSYEDIRTEYLGYAEKLKKYVIDTSAFLNKEIKAGKKVMFEGAQATMLDIDHGTYPYVTASHPTAGGVCSGAGVGPNKIDKVVGIVKAYCTRVGEGPFPTEQLNEIGDKIRDCGHEYGTVTGRPRRTGWLDACVVRYAGYLSGIDYMAVTRLDILDTFDEIKMCVAYKYNGEILDEMPASLKVLANVEPVYETFAGWKTDISGIRKYEDLPENARKYLERMAQVTGIDLGFVSVGPNRDQTIILHDVF from the coding sequence ATGTCAACAGTCGTTGTAACCGGCACCCAATGGGGTGATGAAGGTAAAGGTAAAATCGTAGACTATTTAGCAGAAAAAGCTGATATAGTTGTACGTTATCAAGGTGGCAGTAATGCAGGTCATACTGTTTCCGTAGACGGTAAGGAATTCAAACAAAGACTCATGCCATCTGGTATGCTCTATGATAATAAAATTTGTGTCATCGCTAATGGTGTAGCTTTTGACCCTGAAGTTATTCTTCAAGAAATGGAAGCTCTTAAAAAAGACGGTTATAGTGTTGACGGACTGAGAATTTCCAATCGTGCTCATGTAGTTATGCCTTATCATCGCCTCATGGACGGACTTGAAGAAGAAAATAAAGGCGACCTTAAAATCGGTACAACAAAACGTGGCATTGGCCCATGCTATATGGACCGTGATAATCGTATCGGTATTCGCGTTTGCGACTTAATCGATAAAGAAACTTTCAGCGAAAAATTAAAAACAGCTCTCGATGTTAAAAATCGTGAACTCGTAAAACTCTATGGTAAAGAACCATTAAGCTATGAAGATATCCGCACTGAATATCTCGGCTATGCTGAAAAACTCAAAAAATATGTAATCGATACATCTGCTTTCTTAAATAAAGAAATTAAAGCAGGCAAAAAAGTAATGTTTGAAGGTGCTCAAGCTACTATGCTCGATATCGACCATGGTACTTATCCTTACGTTACAGCTTCTCATCCAACAGCTGGTGGCGTTTGCTCTGGCGCTGGTGTAGGCCCTAACAAAATCGATAAAGTAGTAGGTATCGTAAAAGCCTATTGCACTCGTGTTGGTGAAGGACCATTCCCAACTGAACAGCTCAATGAAATCGGCGATAAAATCCGTGATTGCGGTCATGAATACGGCACAGTTACAGGTCGTCCTCGTCGTACTGGCTGGCTTGATGCTTGCGTAGTTCGCTATGCAGGTTACCTCAGCGGTATTGATTACATGGCTGTTACACGTCTTGATATCCTCGATACTTTCGATGAAATCAAAATGTGCGTAGCTTATAAATACAATGGTGAAATCTTAGATGAAATGCCTGCAAGCTTAAAAGTTCTCGCTAATGTAGAACCAGTTTATGAAACATTTGCTGGTTGGAAAACAGATATCTCTGGCATTAGAAAATATGAAGATTTACCAGAAAACGCTCGTAAATATCTCGAAAGAATGGCACAGGTTACAGGTATTGACCTTGGCTTTGTTTCCGTAGGACCAAACCGTGACCAGACAATCATTCTTCATGATGTATTTTAA